One window of Saccharopolyspora phatthalungensis genomic DNA carries:
- a CDS encoding alpha/beta hydrolase — protein sequence MALVVAGCSRESDADEAPPVGVAIRDLGAASVQRNQVYARRDTGALKLDLFLPQRRTTPTPLIVYVHGGGWDAGGRTLDADLAAPEAQVAQRLLERGYAVATVDYRLSGVAHYPAQVIDVADAVRWLQQRAETWQLDPGRVGLWGASAGGQLVSQLGAVAGDPTKPGGGLSGIRAVVDWFGPTDMSAEAQVAHPQIPDYARRVVTELLGCMPVECPATADSASPIKNISGDEPPFLIQHGTADSLVPIDQSLDFAQELRRRGVTVELHPYEGLEHGFGRGPDNVLIVDTVTAFVENHV from the coding sequence GTGGCGTTGGTCGTGGCCGGCTGTTCGCGCGAATCTGACGCCGACGAGGCCCCGCCGGTCGGCGTCGCGATCCGCGATCTCGGTGCCGCCAGCGTGCAGCGGAACCAGGTCTACGCGCGGCGGGACACCGGCGCGCTGAAGCTCGATCTGTTCCTGCCGCAACGGCGGACGACGCCGACGCCGTTAATCGTGTACGTGCACGGCGGCGGCTGGGATGCCGGGGGCCGCACGCTGGACGCCGATCTCGCTGCACCGGAGGCGCAGGTGGCGCAGCGGCTGTTGGAGCGCGGTTACGCGGTGGCCACAGTGGACTATCGGCTCAGCGGGGTGGCGCATTACCCCGCGCAGGTGATCGATGTCGCGGATGCCGTGCGCTGGCTCCAGCAGCGGGCCGAGACGTGGCAGCTGGATCCCGGCCGGGTCGGGCTCTGGGGCGCCTCGGCGGGCGGTCAGCTGGTATCGCAGTTGGGCGCCGTGGCCGGCGATCCGACGAAGCCGGGCGGTGGGCTGTCCGGCATCCGCGCGGTGGTGGACTGGTTCGGGCCCACGGACATGAGCGCCGAGGCGCAGGTGGCGCATCCGCAGATACCGGACTACGCGCGCCGTGTCGTGACGGAGCTCCTGGGCTGCATGCCGGTGGAGTGCCCGGCCACGGCCGACTCGGCCAGCCCGATCAAGAACATCTCCGGGGACGAGCCGCCGTTCCTGATCCAGCATGGCACCGCGGACTCGCTGGTCCCGATCGACCAGAGCCTCGACTTCGCCCAGGAATTGCGCCGCCGAGGTGTCACGGTGGAACTGCACCCCTACGAAGGCCTGGAGCACGGTTTCGGCCGAGGCCCGGACAACGTCCTGATCGTCGACACGGTCACGGCCTTCGTCGAAAACCACGTCTGA
- a CDS encoding FGGY-family carbohydrate kinase: protein MADAVLLGIDIGTASSKGVLVSTDGRIIARATRPHETSYPHPGWVEHDPESVWWEDFLALAGELVSAAEGREIAGLGVSGIGPVLLPADGDGKPLRPAILYGVDTRATEEIAELTEEFGADEILHRGGSALSSQAVGPKIRWLAKREPEVYRRTEMLLMCSSYLVYRLTGRYVLDHHSASQCDPLYDLRARDWSADWAQRVAPGLPLPELAWPTEVVGRITARAAAETGLPEGLAVTAGTVDAWAEATSVGVREPGDVMLMYGTTMFFVQVLTDLRPHPALWGTCGAFPDTYTLAAGMATSGAVTEWLRNLVDGDFAQLVEEASAVPAGSRGLLLLPYFAGERTPIFDPDARGVLAGLTTSHARAELYRAALEGIAFGVRHNLAAMGEAGGTARRLVAVGGGTQGGLWTQIVSDVTGQEQQIPAETVGAAYGDALLAGIGTGTAVDPDGWNPVTQTVRPNPAHTERYNAFFRHYRDLYDSTVRIAHFLAGEQRAADECG, encoded by the coding sequence ATGGCCGACGCAGTGTTGCTCGGGATCGACATCGGCACGGCGAGCTCAAAGGGGGTGCTGGTCAGCACCGACGGGCGGATCATCGCCCGCGCGACCCGGCCGCACGAGACCTCCTACCCGCACCCGGGCTGGGTGGAGCACGACCCGGAATCGGTGTGGTGGGAGGACTTCCTGGCGCTGGCCGGGGAACTGGTCTCCGCCGCCGAGGGCCGGGAGATCGCCGGCCTAGGTGTCAGCGGTATCGGTCCCGTGCTGCTGCCCGCCGACGGCGATGGAAAGCCCTTGCGCCCGGCCATTCTCTACGGCGTGGACACCCGCGCGACCGAGGAGATCGCGGAGCTCACCGAGGAATTCGGGGCCGACGAGATCCTGCACCGGGGCGGCTCGGCGCTGTCCAGCCAGGCGGTCGGGCCGAAGATCCGCTGGCTGGCCAAACGCGAACCGGAGGTCTACCGGCGCACCGAGATGCTGTTGATGTGCAGCTCGTACCTGGTGTACCGGCTGACCGGGCGGTACGTGCTGGACCACCACTCGGCCAGCCAGTGCGATCCGCTCTACGACCTGCGCGCCCGCGACTGGTCGGCGGACTGGGCACAGCGGGTCGCGCCGGGGCTGCCGCTGCCGGAGTTGGCGTGGCCGACCGAGGTGGTCGGGCGGATCACCGCGCGGGCGGCGGCCGAAACCGGGCTGCCCGAGGGGCTTGCGGTCACCGCGGGCACGGTGGACGCGTGGGCCGAGGCCACCAGCGTCGGTGTGCGTGAACCCGGCGACGTGATGCTGATGTACGGCACCACGATGTTCTTCGTCCAGGTGCTGACGGACCTGCGACCGCATCCGGCGCTGTGGGGCACCTGCGGGGCGTTTCCCGACACCTACACGCTGGCCGCCGGGATGGCGACCTCGGGCGCGGTCACCGAGTGGCTGCGCAACCTGGTCGACGGCGATTTCGCGCAGCTGGTCGAGGAAGCCAGCGCGGTTCCCGCAGGCAGCCGCGGGCTGTTGCTGCTGCCGTATTTCGCGGGTGAGCGGACGCCGATCTTCGACCCGGACGCGCGCGGCGTCCTCGCCGGGCTCACCACCAGTCACGCCCGGGCCGAGCTGTACCGGGCCGCGCTGGAGGGCATCGCTTTCGGGGTTCGCCACAACCTGGCGGCGATGGGCGAGGCGGGCGGCACGGCCCGTCGGCTGGTCGCCGTCGGCGGCGGCACCCAAGGCGGGCTGTGGACGCAGATCGTTTCCGACGTTACTGGTCAGGAGCAGCAGATCCCGGCCGAGACGGTCGGCGCGGCTTACGGTGACGCGCTGCTCGCCGGCATCGGCACCGGGACGGCCGTCGACCCGGACGGCTGGAATCCGGTGACGCAGACTGTCCGGCCGAATCCGGCGCATACCGAGCGTTACAACGCATTCTTCCGCCACTACCGGGACCTCTACGACTCCACGGTGCGGATTGCGCACTTTTTGGCAGGTGAGCAGCGCGCCGCGGATGAATGTGGCTGA
- a CDS encoding L-fucose/L-arabinose isomerase family protein — MARIGVVSISDGRDYVHARNADFIKSKQDSLVRALRDAGHEVVVGDDLVATNALATSVSRKVAAANVDVTVFYYAVWAFPHFTMLAADATRSPLVLVASTDPTEPGLVGMLAAGGALDQVGRRHTRAWGAPDDADLVAKIGVHATASAAVRSLHGSTFGRFGGRPMGMNTAVANTDQWMRKFGIDVEEIDQYELVLRAEQADPAEAKEAREWIEQRAAGVHYDGKKLTPELLERQIRSYLAIRDIIAERNLDFSGIKAQPELTEHFATMDITEAFLNDPYDWNGPKEPHVCATEADMDGALTMQLFKAVAGTPVLFADVRHYHGDRDIWDLCNSGQHATWYAARSDDPAENLAKVNFYPEVFFFPAGGAAVQHIAAPGQMTLGRLTREDGAYRLQLMLGEFESYDDATNQQLMNQSTPEWPHAFARLDAPGELFLSKFGANHIHAVPGDHRAALRAVADQLDVRLDEWTRG; from the coding sequence GTGGCTCGCATCGGTGTAGTCAGCATTTCCGACGGTCGTGACTACGTCCACGCACGGAACGCGGATTTCATTAAGTCCAAACAGGATTCCCTGGTCCGGGCGCTGCGCGACGCCGGGCACGAGGTGGTGGTCGGCGACGACCTGGTCGCCACCAACGCGCTCGCCACTTCGGTCTCCCGCAAGGTCGCCGCCGCCAACGTGGACGTGACGGTCTTCTACTACGCGGTATGGGCGTTCCCGCACTTCACCATGCTGGCCGCGGACGCCACCCGCAGCCCGCTGGTGCTGGTGGCCAGCACCGACCCGACCGAGCCGGGCCTGGTCGGCATGCTCGCCGCGGGCGGTGCGCTGGATCAGGTCGGCCGCCGCCACACGCGGGCGTGGGGAGCGCCGGACGACGCCGACCTGGTGGCCAAGATCGGCGTGCACGCCACGGCATCCGCCGCGGTGCGGTCGCTGCACGGCTCGACGTTCGGCCGGTTCGGCGGGCGGCCGATGGGTATGAACACCGCGGTCGCCAACACCGACCAGTGGATGCGCAAGTTCGGCATCGACGTGGAGGAGATCGACCAGTACGAGCTGGTCCTGCGCGCCGAGCAGGCCGACCCCGCGGAGGCGAAGGAGGCTCGCGAGTGGATCGAGCAGCGCGCCGCGGGCGTGCACTACGACGGCAAGAAGCTGACGCCGGAGCTGCTGGAGCGGCAAATCCGGTCCTACCTGGCCATCCGGGACATCATCGCGGAGCGCAATCTGGACTTCTCCGGGATCAAGGCGCAACCGGAGCTGACCGAGCACTTCGCCACGATGGACATCACCGAGGCATTCCTGAACGACCCATACGACTGGAACGGCCCGAAGGAACCGCACGTCTGCGCCACCGAGGCGGACATGGACGGCGCGCTGACCATGCAGCTGTTCAAGGCGGTGGCCGGCACCCCGGTGCTGTTCGCCGACGTACGGCACTACCACGGTGACCGGGACATCTGGGACCTGTGCAACTCGGGCCAGCACGCCACCTGGTACGCCGCCCGCAGCGACGATCCGGCGGAGAACCTGGCGAAGGTCAACTTCTATCCCGAGGTGTTCTTCTTCCCGGCGGGTGGTGCGGCGGTGCAGCACATCGCGGCGCCGGGGCAGATGACGCTGGGCCGGCTGACTCGCGAGGACGGTGCGTACCGGCTGCAGCTGATGCTCGGCGAGTTCGAAAGCTACGACGACGCGACCAACCAGCAGTTGATGAACCAGTCGACGCCGGAATGGCCGCACGCCTTCGCGCGGCTGGACGCGCCGGGCGAGCTGTTCCTGTCGAAGTTCGGCGCCAACCACATCCACGCGGTGCCCGGCGACCACCGTGCCGCCCTCCGCGCGGTGGCGGACCAACTGGACGTTCGCCTCGACGAGTGGACCCGGGGCTGA
- a CDS encoding LacI family DNA-binding transcriptional regulator, whose protein sequence is MATISDVATRAGVSTATVSRALNGKSTVDPELAARVLAAAAELGYRPNGPARNLRKQETAVLALIISDVENPFFTAIARGVEDVAHAAGYSVVLCNSDDEPDKEREYIDVALQERVAGVLLSPSGRGDSAELLGRNDTPVVAVDRPLPNSPSDTVLVDSKGAAREATQHLAEQGYRRIACLTGPNGVLTADDRLAGYRDGLRAAQLPVPAALVRRSEFKAAGAKQAARSLLSQDDQPDAILVANNMMAVGVLETCAELGLRPGRDIGVVAFDDAPWASLLDPPLTVVAQPAYDIGAVAARLLLGRISGERVDATTTTLSAHLVVRASSTRP, encoded by the coding sequence GTGGCAACGATCAGTGACGTGGCGACCCGCGCCGGGGTGTCCACCGCGACGGTTTCCCGCGCGCTCAACGGCAAGAGCACCGTCGATCCGGAGCTGGCCGCGCGGGTGCTCGCGGCCGCCGCCGAACTCGGCTATCGCCCCAATGGACCGGCCCGCAACCTGCGCAAACAGGAGACCGCGGTGCTGGCGTTGATCATCTCCGACGTGGAGAACCCGTTCTTCACCGCGATCGCCCGCGGCGTCGAGGACGTGGCGCACGCCGCCGGTTACTCGGTGGTGTTGTGCAACTCCGACGACGAACCGGACAAGGAGCGCGAGTACATCGACGTCGCCCTGCAGGAGCGGGTGGCCGGTGTGCTGCTGTCGCCAAGCGGGCGCGGGGACAGCGCCGAACTGCTCGGCCGCAACGACACCCCGGTGGTGGCGGTGGACCGGCCGTTGCCGAACTCGCCCAGCGACACGGTGCTGGTGGACAGCAAGGGCGCCGCGCGGGAAGCCACCCAGCACCTAGCCGAGCAGGGCTACCGCCGGATCGCCTGCCTCACCGGCCCCAACGGCGTGCTGACCGCCGACGACCGCCTCGCCGGTTACCGCGACGGGCTGCGCGCGGCGCAGCTGCCGGTTCCGGCGGCGCTGGTCCGGCGCTCGGAGTTCAAGGCCGCCGGGGCGAAGCAGGCCGCGCGCTCGCTGCTGAGCCAGGACGACCAGCCGGACGCGATCCTGGTGGCCAACAACATGATGGCGGTGGGCGTGCTGGAGACCTGCGCCGAGCTGGGCCTGCGACCAGGCCGGGACATCGGCGTCGTCGCCTTCGACGACGCGCCCTGGGCGAGCCTGCTCGACCCGCCGCTGACGGTCGTCGCCCAGCCCGCCTACGACATCGGTGCGGTGGCCGCCCGGCTGCTGCTCGGCCGGATCAGCGGGGAACGCGTCGACGCGACCACGACAACGCTCTCCGCGCACCTGGTCGTCCGAGCCAGCAGCACCCGCCCCTGA